From one Labeo rohita strain BAU-BD-2019 chromosome 8, IGBB_LRoh.1.0, whole genome shotgun sequence genomic stretch:
- the ube2d4 gene encoding ubiquitin-conjugating enzyme E2 D4 translates to MALKRIQKELTDLQRDPPAQCSAGPVGEDLFHWQATIMGPNDSPYQGGVFFLTIHFPTDYPFKPPKVAFTTKIYHPNINSNGSICLDILRSQWSPALTVSKVLLSICSLLCDPNPDDPLVPEIAHTYKADREKYNRLAREWTQKYAM, encoded by the exons ATGGCGTTGAAAAGAATCCAAAAG GAACTGACAGACCTACAGAGAGATCCTCCAGCCCAGTGTTCAGCAGGTCCTGTCGGAGAGGACT tgtttcaCTGGCAGGCGACAATAATGGGGCCG AATGACAGTCCATATCAAGGAGGGGTTTTCTTCCTTACGATTCATTTTCCAACAGACTACCCTTTTAAACCACCAAAG GTCGCATTCACAACAAAAATCTACCACCCTAATATTAACAGTAACGGCAGTATTTGTCTGGACATCTTGCGATCTCAATGGTCACCTGCACTTACTGTATCCAAAG tcttgTTGTCCATCTGCTCCCTGTTATGTGACCCGAACCCAGATGACCCGCTGGTACCTGAGATTGCACATACATATAAAGCAGACAGAGAAAA GTACAACAGACTAGCGAGAGAATGGACACAAAAGTACGCCATGTGA